The Desulfonatronum sp. SC1 genomic interval TCGCGGCCGCCCTTGTCCGCCTCCCTGCCGTCGCGAGGCCGGAGGCCGCGCAGACGAGCCTCGCTGAGCCGGTTCACGACGAGGGTGATTCCGGAAATGAAATAGGGACGGCTGAAAAGCACGGTCTGAGCCCGCTCCATGGTCTTGCTCAGCTCGCTGATCCCGATATCCGCGTGACCCTCGGCCACTGCCCGGACGACCTGGCTATAGGTGTCGCCGACCGGCACGAACACGGCCTCCAGGCCGATGCTTTGCGCAAAGCCCCGTGCCAGGTCCACGTCCGCGCCACGCAATTCCCCATTCATCCGGAAGACGAAAGGCGCAATGTCCATGTCCACGACTGCCACACGCAGGGTTCTTTGGGTACGCAATCGCTCCAGATCCGCGGGCATGGACCAGGACGGCGTGGCCGTCGCGATACTTGCCAGCAGGAGCATGGCGGAGATCAGACAGCGTGGGGACAATTTTGCTCTCACAAGAGGACAGATGAAGGAGGAAAAAATTAAAAAATCAGATACTTATAAAGACAGCTTGATTATTTTAATGCGCTGGGCTGGCGCACCACACGCTAAGGGGATGTTCCTTTTTAGCGTCGTTGACCCCGCCGTCGCTCATGCTTACACCCCATGCGTAGTCTGCGCCAGTCGCCGTGCCGGACCAGAAATAGGAAGAGGAAGGCCCGGTGTCGGCTTGTTGGATCCCGGTGAAAGGCTGGCTGCCCTGAATGGCGTTGTATTGGGTTTTGAGCTCGTCCCTGCTCGGCAATCTCCAGCCGGATTTGCCGGAGATGTTGAAAGAACCGCATCTGGACATGGCATCATCCCAGAACAATTTTCCGAACAGATTTGCATCCTTGGTCCACATCAGGTTGGTCTGCGTATCCGTAACCGTACCGTCCCCGTTGTCCACAAACCTCTGGGCATGGGCCTCATCGGAGATGAGCAGTCCAGTCAGGCAGAGCATGACAGCCATGGTTGCAACCGCGAGAAGCTTCTTCATGTTTTTTCCTCCTGTTGAGGTTGGACCGTAATGGTCTTGCACCTCTTTCAGCACGATTCGTGCCGTAAATAAAAGTAATTCCGGAAAGACACCCCAGGCTATTGACTGCACTGCACAAGACAAGTTCTCACTTGCATTCGCCGATGGACCCTTCGGCGCATATTTTGCCGTTGGTCCATTTGGCCCCGGACAGAATGGCCCCGGACAGATTGATGGAGTGCATGAAGGCTCTAAACAGGTCAGCTCCGCTGAGGTTGGCTCCGGACAGGTTGGTCTTGTACAACTCAGCACCGTACAGATCGGTCCCTGACAAGTTGGCGGTGACAAAATTGGTCTTATCTAGATATGCCTTGGACATATAGGCCCCGGACAGATTGGCGCCGTTCAGATTGGCCTCGGCCAGGTCGGCAGCGACCAGGGTTGCTCCTGACAATTTGGCACCACCCATGGCGGCTTTCCATAGAACGACCCCGGTCATCATGGCTCCGGTCAGGTCGACTCCAGTCAGGTCGGCCCTGGACAAGTCAGCCCCGTTCAGTCTGACTCCGGACAGGTCGCATTTTCTGCACTCATTTGTCTGCAGCAGCTTGTCCAGATCGTCTTGATCATACGCCCCGGCCGCCCCGATGGTCAGCAGGCAACCCAGCGCCGCCATTGCCGTTATTGCCCAAATTTTTCTGCTCCAGATGTTCATGTGGAACCTCCCTGGTTGGATGTTGATGTTCTTCTGCGATATAGCACGATCCATGCCATAAGGAAAATTACATAATTCAGTTATGTTGCAGAAAGTGCCAACCAGACCAGGCATCACTGCTTGCGCCCATTTAGTTGGCACTGCCCACGTTGCGGACCGCGGACAAAAAACACTTTTCACGGTGGTCGGCACAATCCTCATTACCTGCCGTCGAAATACCCGGCCAGGGGCACCCGTTCCCAGACCGGCTTGTTGTCCACGGCATGCAGGATGCGATCGGAATCAGCCCGCGGGCCTTGGCCTGGAGATCCGGACGATTCATGATGTCCATGTTCAGCGGCGTTTGTTCGGAGTAGATAGTGGGGATAACGTAGAAGACATCCACCGGATGGGTGATGCTGTCCGGTTGCGCGGCCCGGCTTTTTGCTTGCGAATAATCCGGCTTCTCGGAACTTTTGCTGCCTCAGCATCCCTCGCAAACCCTCCCTGCGCGAAAATAATCAACCCTGAATCCGTGACGAACAATGTCCGAATTATCACGGAAACTCCTTGCTGATTTGTAGTGTTTCCAACTCTTGACGAGTCGGCTGCTTCGCCCGGCCCGCATCATACACGACCTTGCCTTTGGAAATGGTGGCCTGGACCCGGACTTGCTCGGACAGCTCCGTGGCTTTCAGCAGCACCAGATCCGCGGCCATCCCCGGCTTGATCTTGCCGCGCCGGGCCTCGGCGTGCCGGGTCAGGGCCGGCCCGCTGGTGAACCCGGCCAGGGCTTCGGCCGGGGACAGAGCCGCTTGCGGATAACCGGGTCTCCAGGGCTGGCGTGTCGTGGCGTGGGCAATGCTTTCCAGGGCGTTGCAGGAAACGATGGGCCAGTCGCTGCCAAAGGTCAGCATGCCGCCGGATTCCAGGATCAGCTTCCAGGGAAAGGCGGTAGCCCATTCGTGTTCAGGCACTTTCTGGTGCCACAGGCGCACGGGTTCGCGCTCATGCAGCGGCTGCATGGAGGCGACCACGCCCAGCCGGGTAAAACGGGGAATATCTCGGGCGCGGCATGTTTCGATATGCTCGATGCGGTGCCGGATACGGTGGCCGCGTTTGGCGTCCAGGTTGGCATGTCTGGCCCGGACGACCTCCACTGCGTCGAGAAATCGCGCCACGGAAGCGTTGCCGATGCAGTGCGCGGCCACCTGCATGCCAGCGCGGTCGGCATACTCAAGCACCGCGGTCAGCCGTTCGGGGGAATAGGCGGGAATTCCCGCGCAAGCGGGCGTATCAAAGCGGAACGACGTATCCTTCTCCACCACGCCATCCATGAACAACTTGACGGTATTCCATGCGATCATCCCGTCCGGGGCCATGAAGCCGGTCCGGGACGGATCGTTGCCCAGCCGCTCATGATGCTTTTCGTGCTCGCGGTAGTGCGCTCGTTGCAGGCGCTGATGCAGGCCATGGACGACATGCTCGAACACATCCTTCAGGTGGGCCGACGTCCGATGCACGCCGCGCGGCGCGGACGCGGCGTCAAGCAGTTCCAGCAGCGCGGCATGGACCTGCGCGTAGGTTTTGCGCCCCTGTCGCCCATCAGCAAGGAGATCCCGAACCTGAACCGCCCGTTCCAGATCCCCGTGCATGTGCTCGTCCGGAATCACGGACATGGACCCGCTGACCCGTATCCCCAACTGGCCGGTCTGTTCCAGCTCCAAAAGCAGGATCAGCGTTTCCAGATCCTCTTCCGGCAACCCCAGGCCCATGGTGTGCAGCGCCGTCAGGCCCATTGCCTGAAGATCTTGCATGGACCGGGCGAGGAACTCCAATTTTCTCGGTACGGGCACGGGATACCTAGCCCAGAGCGGGCATTCCACCAGGAAATAGGTCTCCGGCTCCCGGAATTCTCCGCCCGGCAAGCCATCCGGGCCGAATTCGATGTTAGCTTCCATGTCCAGGGCTGAAAGCAGCGGGGGAAAGGGCGGCATGGGATGCAGAAGGTCCGCTTCCTAAATTGCTTTGGTGTTCGCCCATCCGGTGTGCAGATCGTGGGCGTAAATAAGCACGGGTCGATCCGCTTCGATGGCGTCGAGAGATGTTCTGGCTTCGGCGGGCGGTAGGATCGGCGGGGTGGTGTAGGCCAGGCCATAGGCGTGGTACAGTTGCCGATGGGGATGCGTGCGGATAAAGTCTCGTAGCTGCGCGGCAACCTCGTCCAACGTGGTCGCGCCTTCCAGGTCGCAGCCATCCAACCGCTCGGCACCCACGAGCAGATGCACATGGCTGTCGCAAAACCCCGGCAACAAGAGGTTCCCTCGCCCATCGAGCACCACCGTCCGCTCGTCGGCAAGCGCCTGGGTCTCGCCCGGTAAACGCACAGCCGTGATCACCCCGCCGGAAACCGCGACGGAGGCCAAACCTTCCCGATCGCCCATCAGGCGTACATTGTCGATGATCAGTTCAGCGGATTCGGTGCCGGGAACATCGGCCAAAGTCATGGCATGGGATTCGGTGTGGGGCGAAGACAGGGGCAGTTCGTCGAACAGGCTGGAATTTCCCGGAACAAGAGCGCTTAACGTAAGTCGAACCTTGGCGTGAGACCGCATCGGATGCTTCATATCCGTTCCTTTTCGGGCAAGTGATAAGGAGCAAAATCATGCTCCCCTTACTTCCATCCGCCGGTTATGTCGATGCGTGAGGGAAGTCGGTATCAGGTCAAGCTTGTTCTCGACCCTCACCTGCTCTCTGAATCGAAATCGTGATCGAACTTCATGTCCAAGAAGACGGCGTAATCATGGGGTGACGCACAGTATTTTCCGATTGCGATCTCGATTGCGCTTTGGATTTCGATGAGAACGGATTTGCCTTGAAGTCAGTATCCCATGAAAAGCATTGCATCCGATCCGCTGAGTCTTGTCACGGCCACGCACCCAGCAAAAACGCCGCCATTTCCTCGCGGGCTTCCTCGCTTTCAGGCAGGTCCGGGATCAGTTCAAAGCCATGAAACATGCCTTCCCAGACCCGAAGCTCCACATCCACCCCGGCTCGCCGCATGACCCGGCTGAGTCTGACGCAGTTGCTCAAAAAGAGGTCGCGGGTTCCGGTCGTGATCAGGGTCCGCGGGAAGCCGGGCCAATAGTCGGCATACACGGGCGAAAGCAGCGGATCCCTGGGATTATTGCCCTGGGCGTAGGCCAGGGCAAAGTATTCCATGAGACGATCCCATTGCAACACGGGATCCCGGCCATGGTTGGAAAAATAGCTGTCGCCGGTACGGGTCAGGTCCGAAGCCGGAGAGGAGAGGCCCAGGGCCGCGGGCATGGGCAGCCCCTCGGCTTTCGCCTTGAGCAGCATGGCCAGGGCCAGGTTGCCGCCGGCCGAGCCCCCAAACACGACCACATTTTTCGGGCCATGCGACTCCATCAGCTTCGCGTAAACGGCCAGACAGTCATCCAGGGCCGCGGGAAAGGGGTGCTCCGGGGCCAGACGGTATTGGACCGCATACACGGGAAGCCGCAAAAGGTCGGCCAGGCGCATGGAGTAGGCATCGTCGGGATTGCCCAGGGCAAAGCCGCCGCCATGCACGTACATGGCCGCTTTGCCCTGGCTTTCCCCGGATATCCGCTTGGGAACCAGCACGACGACGGGTACACCGCCAATCGTTTCCCACTGCATGGAAGAAAGAAGCGTCTTGCGCAAATGCTCTCGTTCCGCATCACTTGCGGCCCGTTGTTCCTCCCGGATCGGGGCAACCGTGGCCGAAGTAAGCGGGCTGTCGAAAACAGGAGGCGTGTTCTGCTTCAAAAACCGCAGGGCTTGCGGACTCATGGTTTCTGTCTGGTGCAGATGAAACACATCCGAGGTGCAGGAGCACATCACCGCGCACAACAGTAGCAAGAAAAGAAAACGCATGAAACACCTTTATCGCAGCGCGACTTCAAAACCAGTCCGTTCAGTCGCAGTCCCCAGCGTACTTCCGGCAAAGCCTGCTTCTCTCCAACTACTGCTGGGTAAAGACCTCATCCAGCCAGTCGAAGAGCACATGGCCGATGAGGCTTCGGTTTTCCATGACGCAATGGTTGCTCGCCCCCTCGTCGGCTGGCGTGATGACCATCTTTGTGGCGGGGTTGGAAAAATTGTCCAGGGCGATCTTCTGTTGCCGCTGCACTTCCTGGCTCTTGTACTCGCCCTCGCCGACCATGATCAGCGCCGGAATGGCAATCCTGGCCGGGTCGAAGGTGTTGCCCTTGTTGGCGTCGATCAATTTCTCCGGCTGGTCCATGGGCACGCCGTAGCGCCAGCAGATGGACCTGACCACGCCGTCATGGAACGAGGACCAGGCTGCTTGCTGCTCCGGCGTGTCCAGGGCCGCGGGCATGGTGGCGAACAGGGCGTGGGCGTCCACAACCGCGGAGTTCATGGCAATGGCCTTGATGCGCGCATCGTGCATGGCCGCCTGAGGCACGAACAGCCCGCCGCCGCTGAAGCCATAGGCGGCCAGCCGACCGGGATCGACGTCCGGCCTAGCGACGAGATAATCCACCACGGCCTTCATGGCCACGTTGGTGTCCGTGCGGAAGACCATGCCCTGTAGCGGAAGCATGCCCTGGCCGGGCAGGTCCACGGTGGCGAAGTTGTAGCCCCGGGCATGGGCCTGGGGGGCGATGTAGTAGAAAAGATCTTCGGCAAAGGTCTCGCCTCCGCCAATCATCAGCAGGGTTTTGGTTGGTTCGGGGCCGGACGCGGCTTTCCAAAAATACCCGGGGAGCACGGAGCCTTCGAAGGGAACCTCGAAATATTCCACCGGCGGATCAAAAAGAGCCCCGGCCTTCTGGAACAGCTCCCGCAGCTTGTTCCCCTGCTCCTGAAAGGCCGGATTGTCCGGCAGCATGGAAATCAGGGAGATGCGATAGTAATATGCGGCCCGCAGGAGCTGATCCCTGGCGCTGACAGTATGCCCCGCGGCCAGGGACTTCTCCCCACGGGCCTGGACCCGACCGGCCAGTTCGGACCATTCCCGCTGCCAGCTCGCGGCGTCGCCGTCCTCAATATGCGAGGCCGCGTAAAAGGCCTCCCCTATTTCCACGCCCCCGTTGACCGCCGACCCCAGAACCAGGTTGCCGAAGTGGAAATCCATATCCTCGTCCTGGAAAAAGTAGCTGAAGGCCGTGGCGTGCATGTCCGAGACCTCAAGCGACTGATCAAATGCGGCGGCTGTTCCGGCCCACGCCTGAAAAACGGCTGCCATCAGAAGACAGATGAAAGCCTTGACCATACGGCATCTCAAGGTTTGCATGACTGAACCTCCTTTTGGAGTTGAGTAGTTACCGATAATGGCCTCCATCCGGTTTTTGCCGGAAGGATCGCGACCTATTCCCGAATCTGCGTGATGGGCAGGTCCGTTGTCCCGGCATAGAAGACCACGATGTGCGCGGGTTCGTCACCCACGCTTTCGCCCCAGTGCCAGGTGCCGACCACCTCGACAATGGCCTCCCCGGCTTTCAAGTCCAGGACCTGGCCGTCCAGGGTATGCACCCGCAAGTGGCCGCTGAGCAGGATGCCCGCGTTGATGACCGGGTGCTGGTGCACGGGCAGCTTTGTTCCAGGCGCAATTGTGATGCTCAAAATGCGGACCTCCGGCTGTCCTTCCGGATAGGACGGCAGCAATACGCCATCCCAGCTCGTTTCCGTCCTGGCCAGTTCCCGGACCATAACGCCCGTGTCTTTGGCGGCGACAGAACCAAGACCAAGGAAGGTAAACCAACCGATGACAAAAATACTGGTCAAACGAAGTCGCATGGGATGTCCTTTGTTGCGTGTTTTTCAGGCTCAGCCGTCAATGGAAAAGGAGATGTACGCAGGGCAAAATTCCGAACAGCTTAAAACTCGTCACTTGCGCGTTGCGTGGACCAATCCATGTAACCATAAATGAAATATGCCAAACACGAATGTTTGTTTTATCAATATGTTGAAAAAGCATGCCGCGACGCTTGGTAAATATGTTCGCGCCAATTTCGTTGGCGATGCCAAGGTTGTTGGAGAAGGATCAGGTCATCTCTTTTCCAAATGTTGAAAGCAAAAACTTTAAGATTCATCTGCAATTTCCGAACTCTGACTTCCCGAAACTCACCCAAGAATTTCAGCCTCTCTTCTCAATGCGAGCCGCTTCCTCAGAGATCCGGTCACGGGGGCCAATGGCAATGATCTGGATTACTCTCTTTTCAGCCGGATTGTCTTGAACTGTGATTGAATGATCTCATGAGGGCTGTGCTGGATTGTTTACATATTTTAGGGGCGGACACTTGCGGTCGCCTTGGGCAGGGCAGGCGTGAGGCCTGCCCCTACAATGTACCTTTGGCCACGCGTTCATCCGGACATTTGGCGGGAAAGGGTTGTAGTATGCCGCCGTCGGCAACACGAGGGTTGTGCGCCACCATAGATCCGTACCCAGCATGTCTTCAAAGCAGAAATGGAGGGATACGGGCACATGAATAATGCCACTTACCGCGATGACGTCTTCCTGGCCCGGCCCAGGGCGTCCGCGGCGAGGAGGGCGTGGAGGACGTTTTCGGGGGTGATTTCCCCGGCTTCATGGTGGATGCATTCCTCGGGCGCGCAGGCCTTTTGCGCCACCAGCGTCAACCTGGCCCGATCGACGTTCGCGAGGTCGAGGTCGGCCAGGGTGGTGGGCAGGCCGACGGCTTCGCAGAAGCCGTAGACCGTGTCCATGACGGCGGGTGGCGCGTCGCTGAGCTGCAGCCCGGCCAGGACGCCGAAGGCGACCTTTTCGCCGTGAAAGAATGCGTGGGTTTCTTCCAGCGCGGTCAGGCCGTTGTGGATGGAGTGGGCCGCGGCCAGACCGCCGCTTTCAAAGCCGATGCCGCTGAGCAGGGTGTTGGCTTCCACGATGCGCGAAAAGGCCGGGGTGACGGCCTGGTTCTCGCAGGCGATTTTCGCGGCCAGACCGTATTCCAAGAGGATGTCGTAGCACAGCCTGGCGACATGCAGCCCCACGGTGGTGCTCAGCCCGCCGCAGGCGTTGGCGGACTGGGTGCGGCGGCAGGAGTCGGCCTCGAACCAGGTGGCCAGGGCGTCGCCCATCCCGGACACCAGGAAGCGGACCGGGGCCTGGACAATGACGGTCTCGTCCACGATCACCGCGGCCGGGTTCATCTTCTGGTAACAGACGGACTCGAACACATTGTCGTCGGAGTAGATCACCGCGCATCCGCTGCACGGCGCGTCCGTGGAGGCGATGGTCGGGGCGACCACCACCGGAACCCCGGCCCGGTCCGCCGCGATCTTGGCCGTGTCGATGGTCTTGCCTCCACCCACGGCGGCCACCACGTCCACGTTCACCTGTTGGATGATCTCCGAGACGCGGGTCAGCTCCCTCTCGCTGCATTCGCCGCCAAAGGTTTCGATGATGTTGGAGTTGGATGACGCATCAAGGCCGCGGGCCGGAAGGATATTGGCCCGGGACGTGGGCGAAGCCAGGATCAGCCCCCGCCGCCCCAGGCCCTCCATCACCGCGGGCAGCTCAACCAGAGCGCCTTGGCCCTGGATGTACTTGCCTGGAAACAAAGCTTTCTTGAACATGGTTTTTATCTCCCTGTCTTGGTCAGCAACAATTGCTGGCGGATAATCATATGTTCGCGTCAATCTGAGGCTCAGGCGACCACAGATATTGACTCATGGTGCAGTATTCCTGGAATCCCAGTTGCCGATACACATTGAGCCCCATCTTGGACGTATGCAGAATTCCGACCCGGTATCCCGCGGTCAGGGCGTCGCGCAAGAGGGCCAGGGTGATCAGCGTGCCAATGCCTTGCCGTCGCGCTTGCGGGACAGTGACGACATTGTATACGCCGGCCACGCCTGCCCCCAAATACACCGAACCCGCGGCAACGGGTTCGCCATGCAGCCGACCGAGATAGTGGTGGAGCGGCAGTTGTTCTTGAAAACTGATCCGCTCGAAGAGATCCATCAGGGCTTGCACCGCGAAACCGGGCATGCCAAAGCCCACGGCAAACGGGTGACGCCACTGGTTCAGTGCTTCAACATTGTTGACTTTCTCAAGAGTAAAGCCGGGCGGGACCGGAATGTCCGATTGCAGGAGCCGCAAGTCCATCGCCATGCCGGGCACGTCCTCCTGGCGCTGGAAACCATGGGCTTCCAGAAACACCCCTAGATCAGCGGGTCGCGTGGCCGGCCCGGTCCACCACAGCATGGGCACGTTCCTGGCCTTGCAGCGGGTCATGGCTGCTTCAATAGCGCCGTCCACGGCTTCGGGAGCCAGATTCGCACGGAGGATGCTGTTGCATATCGGAAAAGGGACATTGGTCAACGACCAGAGCAGGTCGGGGCCATCATGCACTTCAGCCTGGGGCAACAGGCCGAACAGCGGCAGAAAGTCAAACAGGTTCTTCTCGATGCCGTTCACGAGGGCAGGTGGGGATACGTCTTGCAAAGTGTCGCTCATCTCGTTTTCCTCTCAACTTGGCCTGTTTTAATAAGGGTTCTCGACATAGGGTGCGATACTCAGTCACAAAATGACAGCACCCCCGGCAAAACCGGGCAGTATCCAATTGAATTATACTGGATAGATACCACCATCATACCTTTTAACCTGCCTCCCTTGCAATGTATTCCTCAGTGTTCGAAAACCATCCGCACCCGATGCGTGTCCCCGGTGGTTTCCAGGCGTACCGTGTCCGCGTACTGACTGATCAGATAGCCGGAGAGCCTGGCAAAGGCTTGGTCGTCCTTGAGAAGTTGCTCGGGGCTGGGCCGGTGGTGGCTCAGGATGACCGGCTCTCCCTGATACGTCATGTCAACTTGGACCTGAAACTCGTCAAAGTACGCCTCCAAGAGCAGTTCTTCGCCCCGGGACAGTCCTTGTCCAGCCAGGGACTCGTGCAGCTCCGCGGCCGCGGCCGCGGCTTTGCGGATCACCTCGGGCCGGGCTCCCCACTTGCCGCCCAGGTCCAGAAAAAAGTCGTTGATTATTCGCCCCGAGGCCGTGGCTGCGCTCAGGAGCAACTCGGCCCGCTCGCCGATGCCGATGCGGAACAGCAGGTTCAAGAGCACCCCGGTCACCGCGGTCAGGGCGATGGACGAGCCGAAGATGGGTTTGAAGTGATCGGGCAAAGGGGCGTAGATCTCCGGGGCGACAAGTACGCTCATGCCCATGATCAGGGAAATGCCGACCACAAAGGTCTTCCTGGGATCGATCATTCGGGTCATGACGATGGACCACCCGGTGACGATCATGAAGCAGGCTGCGTAGACGATGATCGCGCCGATCACCGGAACGGGCATGTGGCTCAAAACATAGGCAGGCTGGGGCAAGAAGGCCAAGGCGATGAAAAAGATGCCCGTGGCGTAGCCGATGTAGCGGCTGGTGGCCCCGGTGGCGTACGACATCCCGATGTTGGAGGAGGATGCGGCCAGCCCGGTGCCGCCCAACAGTCCGGCCGCGGCTGTTCCCAGCCCCTCCGCATTGATTCCGCGTTGCACGGACTGGATGTCCACCCGCTTCCAGTCCAGGTCGTTGATTTTTTGGCAGGTGATCACGTCTCCGGTCAGCTTCAGGGATGAGCAGATGGCGGCGATGAGAAAGGGCAGGATGAACGCGGGATCAAAAGCCAGCCCCGGATGCACGATCTGAGGCAGGGCCACCAGGGGCAGCTCGCTCAGCCGGTCGCGCATCCCGACGGGCAGTACCCCCAGGGCATAGGCCGAGCCAAAGCCGAAGACCACGCCCAAAAGGATGGCGTAGAGCTTGAAGCCCCGTTTACCCCAGACCGTGAACCCAACAATGGTCGCCAGGGTGCCCAGGCCCACCAGGACCTCCTTCAACTCGACCACCGTATCCTCCCGGCCCAGGCCGAACAGGGACTTGACGGCGTACGGAGCCAGTGCCAGACCGACCATGGCCACCACCAGCCCGGCCACCTCCGGGGGAAACAGGGTGCGCAGCCTGCCGACAACGCGGGCCAACAGGGTCTGCATGACCCCGGCGGCGACGGTCATGCCGCAGACCAGGGCCAGGCCACCGGCTTGGGCCGCGCTGATGGAGGCCTGAAAATAGATGAAGGAGCTGGTGTGCAGGCAAAAATAACCCGAGCCGAGCCCCCATTTTCTGGTGGCCTGCAGGATGCTGGCCAAGCCTCCGGCGATCAGGCCCACGCTGACCAGGGACCGGGTTTGGGCCGCGTCCGCGCCCAGGGCCTGGGCGAAAAACACGGTGGCCATCAGGCTGGAGATCAGCAGCGCACCGTGCTGCACGCCGAGAATCGCCAAGGTCCAGACCGAGGGGCGGTCGTTGACCCCGTACAGCAGGTTCGGCGGGGTCCGTGGAGCATCTCCATGGACCGTCTTCATTGAAGCATCCTTGGGCATCCCTCTTTTTCTCAACACATTATCACTACAACGACATTTTGATGCACCAATTGACACCGCCGATGTTTTAACCACGGGGATCACGGAGGGCACGGGGAACATATTCCATTAAACCAAAACTCTTTTCCCTGTGTTCCCCGTGTGCCCCGTGGTAAATAAAACCTGGCCAGACGATGAAAATGGAAGTGTCGCTGTAGTGTTGTTAATCCCTGAATTTCAACGTCACCGTGCATTTGCCGTTCTTGCGCCCAACCTGGACCTCGTCCGCCAGATGATTCACCAGAAAGCCCGCCATGGCCTGTCCACCTTCGCTACCATTCAGCAACTCTTCAGGGTCGGGCCGCTTCCGCGGTATTGTCAGCGGGCGTCCGGTATAAATCACGTCTATCTGGCAAAGATACTCATCAAATACGGCTCTGAGTTCCACAACTGGCTTCTCGCCCTTCGAGTCCATGAGATCGTAAGCGTAAATTGCTTCAAGAAGTTCATGCGCGGCATGATTGAGACGACGGACAACCTCTGTCCTGGCTCCCCATTGGTGCCCAAGACTCCAAAGCAGCTGGTTCAGTTTTTCCTGCCAGGCCTCATCCATGACAATATATTTGCTCACTGTTGTGTGGATGTTCAGGCGGAAAAGCGCATTGAGTCCGATGGCTACCAGCAAGGCTGCCGCAACGGTGGTGGATAGGGGCGAAAACAGCAGGCTTTGCTGATCTTCATGTCCCATGTGCAGCAGGTCGTGGCCTATGCCGACGATGAGCGCAAGGCCTATTGTGATGACTTTGC includes:
- a CDS encoding uracil-xanthine permease family protein gives rise to the protein MKTVHGDAPRTPPNLLYGVNDRPSVWTLAILGVQHGALLISSLMATVFFAQALGADAAQTRSLVSVGLIAGGLASILQATRKWGLGSGYFCLHTSSFIYFQASISAAQAGGLALVCGMTVAAGVMQTLLARVVGRLRTLFPPEVAGLVVAMVGLALAPYAVKSLFGLGREDTVVELKEVLVGLGTLATIVGFTVWGKRGFKLYAILLGVVFGFGSAYALGVLPVGMRDRLSELPLVALPQIVHPGLAFDPAFILPFLIAAICSSLKLTGDVITCQKINDLDWKRVDIQSVQRGINAEGLGTAAAGLLGGTGLAASSSNIGMSYATGATSRYIGYATGIFFIALAFLPQPAYVLSHMPVPVIGAIIVYAACFMIVTGWSIVMTRMIDPRKTFVVGISLIMGMSVLVAPEIYAPLPDHFKPIFGSSIALTAVTGVLLNLLFRIGIGERAELLLSAATASGRIINDFFLDLGGKWGARPEVIRKAAAAAAELHESLAGQGLSRGEELLLEAYFDEFQVQVDMTYQGEPVILSHHRPSPEQLLKDDQAFARLSGYLISQYADTVRLETTGDTHRVRMVFEH
- a CDS encoding GNAT family N-acetyltransferase, whose translation is MSDTLQDVSPPALVNGIEKNLFDFLPLFGLLPQAEVHDGPDLLWSLTNVPFPICNSILRANLAPEAVDGAIEAAMTRCKARNVPMLWWTGPATRPADLGVFLEAHGFQRQEDVPGMAMDLRLLQSDIPVPPGFTLEKVNNVEALNQWRHPFAVGFGMPGFAVQALMDLFERISFQEQLPLHHYLGRLHGEPVAAGSVYLGAGVAGVYNVVTVPQARRQGIGTLITLALLRDALTAGYRVGILHTSKMGLNVYRQLGFQEYCTMSQYLWSPEPQIDANI